A genomic window from Fusarium oxysporum Fo47 chromosome X, complete sequence includes:
- a CDS encoding fungal-specific transcription factor domain-containing protein, protein MQIRFRIRNEPLSTSTKTSTSNSTSTSHHEVEHDSSTNTNTIQGRGRHQARSRFGCTECKQRHVKCDEAYPVCTRCRKRGSICKSAPRLRRWQNEGPWTKLRSRSSLPSSERLIDISDTNSKSLLRYWLEKASQIMVIDPDDNPLSFPILEYVERCPSLKHALQSVGAAHRNFFDPQQLSKCLEERHSALQLIINDLSCPGDNLFPLFLTILLVGLSTAWTNPPTADFGEKHLSGARALVDTLLHDYSTQQKRPSYFTFVIGAYLYWDMSTAFLVPSQVQSPLNTNQIYTAILDIGQEYHPFGGYTTEIFYLLGNVGRYCRSVVETGIRDESIEIVLEEEMEKWQPNYESPQLGVIGDAFRSHGLISLAAICFRRIAQWWQNIWTSFANDDLEANIRSRALAVVRDLTSIPSSHACTNLQAIPLFTAASELPKEYEKERDLAVLRFKELYSLNHLRANLTALEILPEIWKRHDAGEMISWMEVMMEKGWNIMLG, encoded by the exons ATGCAGATCAGATTTCGGATTCGTAACGAACCTCTGTCGACCagcaccaagaccagcaccagcaacagcaccagcaccagccatCACGAGGTTGAGCACGACTCCTCGACAAATACAAATACTATCCAGGGCAGAGGCAGGCACCAAGCAAGAAGTCGATTCGGATGCACAGAATGCAAGCAGAGACATGTAAAATGCGACGAAGCATACCCTGTCTGCACACGCTGCCGGAAACGCGGCTCAATCTGTAAATCCGCTCCTCGACTTAGAAGATGGCAAAACGAAGGACCATGGACAAAGCTTCGCAGCCGCTCTTCCCTGCCCTCCTCAGAACGGCTTATCGACATTTCGGACACAAATAGCAAGTCCTTGCTCCGCTACTGGCTTGAAAAGGCTAGCCAAATCATGGTCATTGACCCTGATGACAATCCGCTCTCATTTCCAATCCTTGAATATGTTGAACGATGTCCCAGTCTCAAGCACGCTCTGCAGAGTGTCGGCGCGGCTCATAGGAACTTTTTCGATCCTCAGCAGCTATCAAAATGTTTGGAGGAAAGACACTCAGCGCTCCAGCTAATCATCAACGACCTTTCGTGTCCTGGCGACAACCTCTTCCCCCTCTTCTTGACTATCCTACTCGTTGGTTTATCAACGGCTTGGACCAACCCTCCGACGGCTGATTTCGGTGAGAAACATCTTAGTGGAGCGCGCGCACTGGTTGACACCCTTTTGCACGACTATTCAACTCAGCAAAAACGACCTTCCTACTTTACTTTCGTCATTGGGGCATACCTGTATTGGGACATGTCTACAGCCTTTCTAGTTCCCAGTCAAGTTCAATCACCATTAAACACGAACCAGATATACACGGCCATCCTGGATATCGGCCAGGAATATCATCCGTTTGGTGGTTACACGACAGAAATTTTCTATCTTCTCGGCAACGTCGGTCGTTATTGTCGGTCGGTAGTGGAAACTGGTATTCGTGACGAGTCAATTGAGATAGTTTTggaagaggagatggagaagtgGCAGCCCAATTACGAAAGCCCACAGTTGGGGGTTATAGGCGATGCGTTTAGGTCTCACGGACTCATCAGTCTTGCCGCCATCTGTTTCCGAC GCATCGCTCAATGGTGGCAAAATATATGGACATCATTTGCCAACGATGATCTCGAGGCCAATATCAGATCACGGGCTTTGGCTGTCGTGCGAGACCTTACTTCAATCCCCTCCAGCCACGCCTGCACCAATCTGCAAGCGATCCCACTCTTTACTGCAGCGTCTGAGCTTCCTAAAGAAtatgagaaggagagggaCCTGGCGGTCCTGCGGTTTAAGGAGCTGTACTCACTGAATCATCTGCGGGCCAACTTGACAGCCCTTGAGATACTCCCAGAAATATGGAAGCGACACGACGCGGGCGAGATGATCAGCTGGATGGAGGTTATGATGGAGAAGGGATGGAATATCATGCTGGGGTAA
- a CDS encoding FAD dependent oxidoreductase has translation MSDSVSPSPNGMSSFWRRQVGEIDNHRSTRDLPTQCDIVIIGAGYSGAALVTHILSKCADKMPSILVLEARQLCSGATGRNGGHLKPDSYNAISRLASEYGVEAAAEVANFEYANVEAVARFIRDEKVDCDFVLTRAIDVQFSDRHQDKLEAGYKSLLENGIEATERTYCAPREYAEKLSGIKGAKGCFSYTAGHLWPYKLIHHMLEKAIAKGVNLQTNTPVQMVSSERDENELWTITTGRGVVKARQVIMATNAYTAALLPEYDGKIIPYRAICSRIVSPGRPPLLTNSYALRFNEWDFDYLIPRPDGSIIVGGARQTYIKHLEDWYKNADDSDLIDRARHYFDGYMQRHFHGWENSGAYVDDIWTGIMGYSSDRLPRVGPIPDRPGMFIMGGFTGHGMPQVFLCANGMADMILGDKKFSDCGIPRVFEETKTRLQDKRDRVLELYREPLNTFDSKL, from the exons ATGTCGGATTCAGTCTCTCCCTCGCCTAACGGCATGAGCTCTTTTTGGAGGCGCCAGGTCGGAGAAATCGATAATCATCGCTCTACAAGGGATCTCCCAACCCAATGCGACATTGTAATAATCGGCGCTGGATACTCTGGAGCAGCTTTGGTTACACACATATTGTCCAAATGTGCGGACAAAATGCCATCAATTCTGGTCTTGGAAGCGAGACAACTCTGCTCGGGAGCAACTGGTCGAAATG GAGGACATCTCAAGCCGGACTCATACAACGCAATATCGAGACTGGCGAGCGAGTATGGCGTCGAAGCTGCAGCCGAGGTGGCTAACTTCGAATACGCCAATGTCGAAGCAGTAGCCAGATTTATCCGCGATGAAAAAGTCGACTGCGATTTCGTACTTACACGGGCCATCGACGTGCAATTTTCCGACCGACACCAGGATAAACTAGAAGCCGGTTATAAGTCACTACTGGAGAATGGCATTGAGGCGACTGAGCGCACATATTGCGCACCGAGAGAATATGCGGAGAAG CTCTCCGGTATCAAAGGAGCCAAGGGTTGCTTCAGTTATACCGCCGGTCACCTATGGCCGTACAAGCTCATCCACCACATGCTCGAGAAAGCTATTGCGAAGGGCGTTAATCTCCAGACAAACACACCTGTGCAAATGGTGTCCTCGGAACGAGATGAAAACGAACTTTGGACTATTACTACAGGTCGAGGAGTAGTCAAAGCAAGACAGGTAATTATGGCAACGAATGCATATACtgcagctcttcttcctgagTATGATGGCAAGATCATCCCTTATAGGGCTATTTGCAGTCGTATTGTAAGTCCAGGAAGACCGCCACTACTTACAAACTCATATGCACTGCGCTTTAACGAGTGGGACTTTGACTATCTAATCCCACGGCCCGACGGAAGCATCATTGTCGGCGGCGCTCGCCAGACATACATCAAACACCTGGAAGATTGGTATAAGAATGCTGATGACAGTGACCTTATTGATCGGGCTCGCCATTACTTCGATGGGTATATGCAACGCCATTTCCACGGCTGGGAAAACAGCGGCGCGTACGTTGACGATATCTGGACAGGAA TCATGGGATACTCTTCTGATCGACTACCGCGTGTTGGGCCAATCCCCGACCGCCCTGGCATGTTTATTATGGGAGGCTTCACAGGTCATGGCATGCCGCAGGTGTTTCTCTGCGCAAACGGCATGGCTGACATGATCCTCGGCGATAAGAAATTCAGTGATTGCGGGATACCTAGAGTCTTTGAGGAAACCAAGACTCGACTTCAAGACAAGAGGGATAGAGTCTTGGAGTTGTATCGTGAGCCATTGAACACGTTCGACTCCAAACTGTGA